Proteins from a genomic interval of Solea solea chromosome 10, fSolSol10.1, whole genome shotgun sequence:
- the LOC131466624 gene encoding ankyrin-2-like, which yields MCMLHLTHLCFHLKKQKQNHKSYVFVFFSTPPHHFLQVSTTSFKTNLSESSKPKNIDSAQCQVSTSESPSLANELDTFAIQKLELPIPFSFDHSTAQSEITLTHQSSSQQEKGDVMSFPKQCENSGLAKPSSSNPDSVCQNAKDIPAGKIIMSSESTPTSSGSGSPHLDQLLTDLEEMKLKFSPETLGPPSESSDESPEDNQSNTYEDLSPEEQCPSLSDDTYHTNLEVTDTYHFQTSIQDEPELLPVALDLTSESSNDESLSIPEFPQRLCETVQPLNSGLPQSEIFSLPKIAAGCHSYTAENNLANQCENKFLIDIIHRKEEHESATGSNFSMDLTEETLTQTIQDHLPHSGVATSVDTVQTEEFSSQSFSDFSTEADNYPAHCSFEEVIQYPTSLNGQYEQCSEQSPVNFDCFASEATSIKDVTLSTTDEEYSIPPGYAEVVQSGAHSPTFEFSDPEPFFDCEQAASDFSETEPDERESRTRSGGGLPCVSHSRVLEKVNQGVLLSSGSEDYEDAPFGHESPDNVHKESEESLHSSEASDEEFTLCEAPQLPPIRKTGANVETDNSLAREITTELGSMSESSDDEFLTTRIVRRRVVIQADEMFDLPPQSVTEEKYRDENGHLVVKTVTRKIVRKCVSVDGVQREEVSLEGAPQESVTMAEGDGYSKVVKRTVLKSEGDHTEVTFAERDGFSASKQETAEGSKVSLMEKTVVMEGERTMTLQGDPSLSSDLPTAQDDFKQALGYISGCSRTKLPHVVEQETHKEDGTVVRRAHMRKGRTLRRTVVKGAGQRKHVLLEQVDNPKKGSKVHDLQQHLHQLFHHYHEDEEEDSDKGEEEDEE from the exons aaaacaaaaacaaaatcataaatcatatgtgtttgtttttttctccactccaCCTCATCATTTCTTGCAGGTATCCACCACATCTTTCAAGACAAATCTTTCTGAATCttcaaaaccaaaaaatattgattCGGCTCAATGTCAGGTCTCTACGAGTGAGAGCCCCTCGTTGGCAAATGAGTTAGACACATTTGCCATTCAAAAATTAGAATTGCCAATTCCATTTAGCTTTGACCACAGTACAGCACAGTCTGAAATCACACTAACCCATCAAAGCAGCTCCCAACAGGAAAAAGGTGATGTGATGTCTTTCCCCAAACAATGTGAAAATTCTGGCTTAGCTAAACCAAGTTCATCAAACCCAGACTCAGTGTGTCAAAATGCCAAGGATATTCCAGCTGGTAAAATCATCATGTCCTCAGAATCCACTCCAACATCATCTGGGTCTGGGTCCCCTCATCTTGACCAGCTACTGACAGATCTGGAGGAGATGAAACTTAAGTTTAGCCCAGAGACACTTGGTCCACCATCAGAGTCTTCTGATGAAAGCCCTGAAGATAATCAAAGTAACACGTATGAAGACCTTTCACCTGAAGAGCAATGTCCTTCACTTTCTGATGACACTTACCACACAAATCTAGAAGTCACAGATACTTATCATTTCCAGACATCAATTCAAGATGAACCTGAATTGCTCCCTGTTGCTCTCGATCTGACAAGTGAATCATCAAATGATGAGTCCCTTTCAATCCCAGAGTTTCCCCAAAGACTTTGTGAAACAGTGCAACCTCTGAACTCCGGTTTACCTCAGAGTGAGATATTTTCTTTGCCCAAAATAGCTGCAGGGTGTCATTCTTACACAGCTGAAAACAATCTCGCAAATCAATGTGAGAACAAGTTTTTAATTGATATAATTCACAGAAAAGAAGAGCATGAATCAGCTACAGGATCAAATTTCTCAATGGATTTGACAGAAGAAACTTTAACTCAGACTATTCAAGATCATCTTCCACATTCAGGAGTGGCAACGTCCGTTGACACTGTTCAGACAGAAGAGTTTTCCTCTCAGTCTTTTTCTGATTTCTCAACTGAGGCTGATAATTACCCTGCGCATTGTAGCTTTGAGGAAGTGATCCAATACCCTACTTCACTAAATGGACAGTATGAACAGTGTTCAGAACAGTCCCCAGTAAACTTTGACTGTTTTGCCTCTGAGGCCACTTCTATAAAAGATGTGACTTTATCAACCACTGATGAGGAATACAGCATCCCTCCAGGATATGCAGAGGTTGTGCAAAGTGGTGCACACAGCCCTACCTTTGAATTCTCAGACCCAGAACCATTCTTTGACTGCGAACAAGCTGCGTCTGATTTCTCAGAGACTGAGCCCGATGAGCGTGAGTCAAGAACCAGGTCAGGTGGAGGGCTACCTTGTGTGAGTCATTCGAGAGTTCTTGAAAAGGTAAATCAAGGAGTACTGTTATCCTCTGGAAGTGAAGATTATGAAGATGCTCCTTTTGGCCATGAGTCTCCTGATAATGTGCATAAAGAGAGTGAAGAATCACTGCACTCTTCAGAAGCCTCCGATGAAGAATTTACCTTGTGTGAAGCTCCACAACTACCCCCTATCCGTAAAACTGGGGCAAATGTTGAAACTGATAATTCTCTGGCAAGG GAGATCACCACAGAGCTCGGATCAATGTCAGAAAGTTCCGATGATGAATTTTTGACCACCAGAATAGTGCGAAGGAGAGTTGTCATACAG GCTGATGAGATGTTCGACCTCCCCCCTCAGTCAGTGACAGAGGAAAAGTATCGGGATGAAAATGGACACCTCGTTGTCAAAACG GTTACCCGTAAAATAGTTCgcaaatgtgtgtctgtggacgGCGTGCAGCGGGAAGAGGTGTCCTTGGAAGGAGCTCCACAGGAGTCCGTCACTATGGCAGAGGGAGATGGCTACTCCAAGGTTGTGAAGCGGACTGTACTGAAGAGTGAAGGAGACCATACcgag GTTACATTTGCTGAACGTGACGGTTTCTCAGCATCAAAGCAGGAGACGGCTGAGGGTAGTAAGGTCAGTCTCATGGAAAAGACAGTAGTGATGGAAGGTGAAAGGACGATGACCCTTCAGGGGGATCCGTCCTTGTCATCTGACCTCCCCACAGCCCAAGACGACTTCAAACAG GCACTAGGTTATATAAGTGGTTGTAGCAGAACAAAGCTCCCTCATGTGGTCGAGCAAGAGACTCATAAAGAAGACGGTACAGTGGTCAGGAG GGCTCACATGCGTAAAGGTCGCACCCTCCGACGGACAGTGGTGAAGGGAGCTGGGCAGCGTAAACATGTTCTTCTAGAGCAAGTGGACAATCCCAAAAAAGGATCAAAAGTACATGATCTTCAGCAGCATCTCCACCAGCTCTTTCATCATTACCacgaagacgaggaggaggacagtgataagggtgaagaggaggatgaagagtaG